From one Peromyscus maniculatus bairdii isolate BWxNUB_F1_BW_parent chromosome 17, HU_Pman_BW_mat_3.1, whole genome shotgun sequence genomic stretch:
- the Isyna1 gene encoding inositol-3-phosphate synthase 1 produces the protein MEPAAEILVDSPDVVYSAEAIEARYEYRTTRVSREGGVLRVQPTATRFTFRTARQVPRLGVMLVGWGGNNGSTLTAAVLANRLRLTWPTRTGRKEANYYGSLTQAGTVNLGLDGNGREVFVPFSALLPMVAPNDLVFDGWDISSLNLAEAMRRAQVLDCGLQEQLWPHMESLRPRPSVYIPEFIAANQTARADNLIPGTRAQQLEQIRKDIRDFRSSAGLDKVIVLWTANTERFCEVVAGRNDTAENLLRTIQLGLEVSPSTLFAVASILEGCAFLNGSPQNTLVPGALELASQRHVFVGGDDFKSGQTKVKSVLVDFLIGSGLKTMSIVSYNHLGNNDGQNLSAPQQFRSKEVSKSSVVDDMVQSNRVLYAPGEEPDHCVVIKYVPYVGDSKRALDEYTSELMLGGTNTLVLHNTCEDSLLAAPIMLDLVLLTELCQRVNFCTDLDPEPQGFHPVLSLLSFLFKAPLVPPGSPVVNALFRQRSCIENILRACVGLPPQNHMLLEHKMERPGPALKPGETAATSPLPHKKESTPAATNGCTGDANGHAQAPTPEVSTA, from the exons ATGGAGCCCGCCGCCGAGATCCTGGTGGACAGCCCGGACGTCGTCTACAGCGCCGAGGCCATCGAGGCTCGCTACGAGTACCGGACGACGCGCGTCAGCCGCGAGGGCGGCGTGCTGCGG GTGCAGCCCACGGCTACGCGCTTCACCTTCCGCACCGCCCGGCAGGTGCCCCGGCTCGGGGTCATGCTTGTCGGCTGGGGCGGCAACAACGGCTCCACGCTCACCGCGGCCGTGCTGGCCAACCGGCTGCGCCTGACCTGGCCCACGCGCACGGGTCGCAAG GAAGCGAACTATTACGGCTCGCTGACCCAGGCGGGCACCGTGAACCTGGGTCTGGACGGGAACGGCCGCGAGGTGTTTGTGCCCTTCAGCGCTCTGCTGCCCATGGTGGCCCCCAACGACCTGGTGTTTGACG GCTGGGATATCTCGTCCCTGAACCTGGCCGAGGCGATGCGGCGCGCGCAGGTCCTGGACTGCGGCCTGCAGGAGCAGCTGTGGCCCCACATGGAGAGCCTGCGCCCGCGGCCCTCCGTCTACATCCCCGAGTTCATCGCTGCCAACCAGACGGCACGTGCGGACAACCTCATCCCTGGCACACGCGCGCAGCAG CTGGAGCAGATCCGAAAGGACATTCGAGACTTCCGGTCCAGCGCGGGGTTGGACAAGGTCATTGTGCTGTGGACCGCCAACACGGAGCGTTTCTGCGAGGTGGTCGCAGGTCGCAACGACACAGCCGAAAACTTGCTGCGCACTATCCAG CTTGGTCTGGAGGTGTCACCGTCCACACTTTTTGCGGTGGCCAGCATCCTGGAGGGCTGCGCCTTCCTCAACGGGTCCCCACAGAACACACTGGTGCCCGGTGCCCTGGAGCTGGCCTCGCAGCGCCATGTGTTCGTGGGTGGAGATGATTTCAAGTCCGGGCAGACGAAGGTCAAGTCCGTTCTGGTGGATTTCCTCATTGGCTCTGGCCTCAAG ACCATGTCCATCGTGAGCTACAACCACCTGGGCAACAACGACGGGCAGAACCTGTCGGCTCCGCAGCAGTTCCGCTCCAAGGAAGTGTCCAAGAGCAGCGTGGTGGACGACATGGTCCAGAGCAACCGCGTGCTCTACGCTCCTGGAGAGGAGCCAGACCACTGC GTGGTGATCAAATACGTGCCCTACGTGGGTGACAGCAAGCGCGCCCTGGACGAGTACACCTCAGAGCTGATGCTGGGTGGAACCAACACCCTGGTGCTCCACAACACCTGTGAGGACTCGCTCCTGGCGGCGCCCATCATGCTGGACCTAGTGCTGCTCACTGAGCTCTGTCAGCGCGTGAACTTCTGCACCGACCTGGACCCCGAGCCTCAGGGCTTCCACCCCGTGCTGTCCCTGCTCAGCTTCCTCTTCAAGGCACCGCTGGTGCCCCCGGGCAGCCCCGTGGTGAACGCGCTCTTCCGACAGCGCAGCTGCATCGAGAACATTCTCAG GGCCTGTGTGGGGCTCCCGCCCCAGAACCACATGCTCTTAGAGCACAAGATGGAGCGCCCAGGCCCGGCCCTCAAGCCAGGAGAGACGGCAGCCACCAGCCCACTGCCACACAAGAAGGAGTCCACACCCGCTGCCACCAACGGCTGCACCGGCGATGCCAACGGGCATGCCCAGGCACCGACTCCAGAGGTGTCCACTGCTTAA
- the Ssbp4 gene encoding single-stranded DNA-binding protein 4 isoform X6: MYGKAGKGCAPSDGQAREKLALYVYEYLLHVGAQKSAQTFLSEIRWEKNITLGEPPGFLHSWWCVFWDLYCAAPDRREACEHSSEAKVFQDYSAAAPNPVMGAMAPNDAMGPGPMAPGFFQPFMSARFPGAARPALRMPGQPPVGLPGSQPLIPGAMDPSPRTQGHPSLGAPMQRVTPPRGMASVGPQGYGAGMRPPPSSLATSQVLPSMNMGPGVRGPWASPSGNSIPYASSSPGSYTGPAGGGGAPGTPIMPSPGDSTNSSENMYTIMNPIGPGAGRANFPLGPGPEGPMASMSAMEPHHVNGSLGSGDMDGLPKNSPGAVGGLSNAPGTPRDDGEMAAAGTFLHPFPSESYSPGMTMSV, encoded by the exons GCTCGCGCTGTATGTCTACGAATACCTGCTGCATGTGGGGGCCCAGAAGTCGGCACAGACCTTCCTGTCCGAG ATCCGCTGGGAGAAGAACATCACGCTGGGCGAGCCCCCCGGTTTCCTGCATTCCTGGTGGTG TGTCTTCTGGGACCTTTACTGCGCAGCCCCAGACCGCAGAGAGGCCTGCGAACACTCCAGCGAGGCCAAAGTCTTCCAGGACTAT AGTGCGGCGGCCCCCAACCCTGTGATGGGCGCCATGGCCCCCAATGACGCCATGGGGCCCGGTCCTATGGCGCCAGGCTTCTTTCAG CCCTTCATGTCTGCACGGTTCCCGGGGGCTGCCCGGCCCGCCCTAAGGATGCCAGGCCAG CCTCCCGTGGGCCTCCCTGGCTCCCAGCCCCTGATCCCCGGTGCCATGGACCCCTCCCCACGCACACAGG GGCACCCCAGCCTGGGAGCCCCGATGCAGAGGGTGACACCCCCGAGGGGCATGGCCAGTGTTGGGCCCCAG GGCTATGGGGCTGGCATGCGGCCCCCACCCAGTTCCCTTGCCACCAGCCAGGTCCTGCCATCCATGAACAT GGGTCCGGGGGTGCGTGGCCCGTGGGCCAGTCCCAGCGGTAACTCG ATCCCCTACGCTTCCTCGTCTCCTGGCAGCTACACG GGACCCGCCGGAGGGGGCGGGGCCCCCGGAACGCCCATCATGCCCAGCCCTGGAG ACTCCACCAACTCCAGCGAGAACATGTATACCATCATGAACCCCATCGGGCCGGGCGCCGGCAGGGCTAAC TTCCCGCTCGGCCCCGGCCCCGAGGGCCCAATGGCCTCTATGAGCGCGATGGAGCCGCACCACGTGAACGGATCCCTGG GCTCGGGCGACATGGACGGGCTGCCGAAG AACTCCCCCGGCGCCGTGGGCGGCCTGAGCAACGCCCCGGGGACCCCGCGCGACGACGGCGAGATGGCGGCCGCCGGGACCTTCCTGCATCCGTTCCCGAGCGAAAGC TACTCCCCCGGCATGACCATGAGCGTGTGA
- the Ssbp4 gene encoding single-stranded DNA-binding protein 4 isoform X5, with protein MYGKAGKGCAPSDGQAREKLALYVYEYLLHVGAQKSAQTFLSEIRWEKNITLGEPPGFLHSWWCVFWDLYCAAPDRREACEHSSEAKVFQDYSAAAPNPVMGAMAPNDAMGPGPMAPGFFQPFMSARFPGAARPALRMPGQPPVGLPGSQPLIPGAMDPSPRTQGHPSLGAPMQRVTPPRGMASVGPQGYGAGMRPPPSSLATSQVLPSMNIAPLSSRGPGVRGPWASPSGNSIPYASSSPGSYTGPAGGGGAPGTPIMPSPGDSTNSSENMYTIMNPIGPGAGRANFPLGPGPEGPMASMSAMEPHHVNGSLGSGDMDGLPKNSPGAVGGLSNAPGTPRDDGEMAAAGTFLHPFPSESYSPGMTMSV; from the exons GCTCGCGCTGTATGTCTACGAATACCTGCTGCATGTGGGGGCCCAGAAGTCGGCACAGACCTTCCTGTCCGAG ATCCGCTGGGAGAAGAACATCACGCTGGGCGAGCCCCCCGGTTTCCTGCATTCCTGGTGGTG TGTCTTCTGGGACCTTTACTGCGCAGCCCCAGACCGCAGAGAGGCCTGCGAACACTCCAGCGAGGCCAAAGTCTTCCAGGACTAT AGTGCGGCGGCCCCCAACCCTGTGATGGGCGCCATGGCCCCCAATGACGCCATGGGGCCCGGTCCTATGGCGCCAGGCTTCTTTCAG CCCTTCATGTCTGCACGGTTCCCGGGGGCTGCCCGGCCCGCCCTAAGGATGCCAGGCCAG CCTCCCGTGGGCCTCCCTGGCTCCCAGCCCCTGATCCCCGGTGCCATGGACCCCTCCCCACGCACACAGG GGCACCCCAGCCTGGGAGCCCCGATGCAGAGGGTGACACCCCCGAGGGGCATGGCCAGTGTTGGGCCCCAG GGCTATGGGGCTGGCATGCGGCCCCCACCCAGTTCCCTTGCCACCAGCCAGGTCCTGCCATCCATGAACAT CGCCCCCCTCTCTTCCAGGGGTCCGGGGGTGCGTGGCCCGTGGGCCAGTCCCAGCGGTAACTCG ATCCCCTACGCTTCCTCGTCTCCTGGCAGCTACACG GGACCCGCCGGAGGGGGCGGGGCCCCCGGAACGCCCATCATGCCCAGCCCTGGAG ACTCCACCAACTCCAGCGAGAACATGTATACCATCATGAACCCCATCGGGCCGGGCGCCGGCAGGGCTAAC TTCCCGCTCGGCCCCGGCCCCGAGGGCCCAATGGCCTCTATGAGCGCGATGGAGCCGCACCACGTGAACGGATCCCTGG GCTCGGGCGACATGGACGGGCTGCCGAAG AACTCCCCCGGCGCCGTGGGCGGCCTGAGCAACGCCCCGGGGACCCCGCGCGACGACGGCGAGATGGCGGCCGCCGGGACCTTCCTGCATCCGTTCCCGAGCGAAAGC TACTCCCCCGGCATGACCATGAGCGTGTGA
- the Ssbp4 gene encoding single-stranded DNA-binding protein 4 isoform X3, producing MYGKAGKGCAPSDGQAREKLALYVYEYLLHVGAQKSAQTFLSEIRWEKNITLGEPPGFLHSWWCVFWDLYCAAPDRREACEHSSEAKVFQDYSAAAPNPVMGAMAPNDAMGPGPMAPGFFQPFMSARFPGAARPALRMPGQPPVGLPGSQPLIPGAMDPSPRTQGHPSLGAPMQRVTPPRGMASVGPQGYGAGMRPPPSSLATSQVLPSMNMGPGVRGPWASPSGNSIPYASSSPGSYTGPAGGGGAPGTPIMPSPGDSTNSSENMYTIMNPIGPGAGRANVSGGRCASPDGDPAGGGRPEPHAALCPQFPLGPGPEGPMASMSAMEPHHVNGSLGSGDMDGLPKNSPGAVGGLSNAPGTPRDDGEMAAAGTFLHPFPSESYSPGMTMSV from the exons GCTCGCGCTGTATGTCTACGAATACCTGCTGCATGTGGGGGCCCAGAAGTCGGCACAGACCTTCCTGTCCGAG ATCCGCTGGGAGAAGAACATCACGCTGGGCGAGCCCCCCGGTTTCCTGCATTCCTGGTGGTG TGTCTTCTGGGACCTTTACTGCGCAGCCCCAGACCGCAGAGAGGCCTGCGAACACTCCAGCGAGGCCAAAGTCTTCCAGGACTAT AGTGCGGCGGCCCCCAACCCTGTGATGGGCGCCATGGCCCCCAATGACGCCATGGGGCCCGGTCCTATGGCGCCAGGCTTCTTTCAG CCCTTCATGTCTGCACGGTTCCCGGGGGCTGCCCGGCCCGCCCTAAGGATGCCAGGCCAG CCTCCCGTGGGCCTCCCTGGCTCCCAGCCCCTGATCCCCGGTGCCATGGACCCCTCCCCACGCACACAGG GGCACCCCAGCCTGGGAGCCCCGATGCAGAGGGTGACACCCCCGAGGGGCATGGCCAGTGTTGGGCCCCAG GGCTATGGGGCTGGCATGCGGCCCCCACCCAGTTCCCTTGCCACCAGCCAGGTCCTGCCATCCATGAACAT GGGTCCGGGGGTGCGTGGCCCGTGGGCCAGTCCCAGCGGTAACTCG ATCCCCTACGCTTCCTCGTCTCCTGGCAGCTACACG GGACCCGCCGGAGGGGGCGGGGCCCCCGGAACGCCCATCATGCCCAGCCCTGGAG ACTCCACCAACTCCAGCGAGAACATGTATACCATCATGAACCCCATCGGGCCGGGCGCCGGCAGGGCTAACGTGAGTGGGGGCCGGTGCGCCTCACCCGACGGGGACCCCGCGGGGGGCGGCCGGCCCGAGCCCCACGCTGCCCTGTGCCCGCAGTTCCCGCTCGGCCCCGGCCCCGAGGGCCCAATGGCCTCTATGAGCGCGATGGAGCCGCACCACGTGAACGGATCCCTGG GCTCGGGCGACATGGACGGGCTGCCGAAG AACTCCCCCGGCGCCGTGGGCGGCCTGAGCAACGCCCCGGGGACCCCGCGCGACGACGGCGAGATGGCGGCCGCCGGGACCTTCCTGCATCCGTTCCCGAGCGAAAGC TACTCCCCCGGCATGACCATGAGCGTGTGA
- the Ssbp4 gene encoding single-stranded DNA-binding protein 4 isoform X4 — protein MYGKAGKGCAPSDGQAREKLALYVYEYLLHVGAQKSAQTFLSEIRWEKNITLGEPPGFLHSWWCVFWDLYCAAPDRREACEHSSEAKVFQDYSAAAPNPVMGAMAPNDAMGPGPMAPGFFQPFMSARFPGAARPALRMPGQPPVGLPGSQPLIPGAMDPSPRTQGHPSLGAPMQRVTPPRGMASVGPQGYGAGMRPPPSSLATSQVLPSMNMGPGVRGPWASPSGNSIPYASSSPGSYTGPAGGGGAPGTPIMPSPGDSTNSSENMYTIMNPIGPGAGRANFPLGPGPEGPMASMSAMEPHHVNGSLGSGDMDGLPKNSPGAVGGLSNAPGTPRDDGEMAAAGTFLHPFPSESVSACVDSPPAAAAGRRGLAGRPRRGGRGARARP, from the exons GCTCGCGCTGTATGTCTACGAATACCTGCTGCATGTGGGGGCCCAGAAGTCGGCACAGACCTTCCTGTCCGAG ATCCGCTGGGAGAAGAACATCACGCTGGGCGAGCCCCCCGGTTTCCTGCATTCCTGGTGGTG TGTCTTCTGGGACCTTTACTGCGCAGCCCCAGACCGCAGAGAGGCCTGCGAACACTCCAGCGAGGCCAAAGTCTTCCAGGACTAT AGTGCGGCGGCCCCCAACCCTGTGATGGGCGCCATGGCCCCCAATGACGCCATGGGGCCCGGTCCTATGGCGCCAGGCTTCTTTCAG CCCTTCATGTCTGCACGGTTCCCGGGGGCTGCCCGGCCCGCCCTAAGGATGCCAGGCCAG CCTCCCGTGGGCCTCCCTGGCTCCCAGCCCCTGATCCCCGGTGCCATGGACCCCTCCCCACGCACACAGG GGCACCCCAGCCTGGGAGCCCCGATGCAGAGGGTGACACCCCCGAGGGGCATGGCCAGTGTTGGGCCCCAG GGCTATGGGGCTGGCATGCGGCCCCCACCCAGTTCCCTTGCCACCAGCCAGGTCCTGCCATCCATGAACAT GGGTCCGGGGGTGCGTGGCCCGTGGGCCAGTCCCAGCGGTAACTCG ATCCCCTACGCTTCCTCGTCTCCTGGCAGCTACACG GGACCCGCCGGAGGGGGCGGGGCCCCCGGAACGCCCATCATGCCCAGCCCTGGAG ACTCCACCAACTCCAGCGAGAACATGTATACCATCATGAACCCCATCGGGCCGGGCGCCGGCAGGGCTAAC TTCCCGCTCGGCCCCGGCCCCGAGGGCCCAATGGCCTCTATGAGCGCGATGGAGCCGCACCACGTGAACGGATCCCTGG GCTCGGGCGACATGGACGGGCTGCCGAAG AACTCCCCCGGCGCCGTGGGCGGCCTGAGCAACGCCCCGGGGACCCCGCGCGACGACGGCGAGATGGCGGCCGCCGGGACCTTCCTGCATCCGTTCCCGAGCGAAAGCGTAAGCGCCTGCGTCGACTCCCCACCCGCGGCCGCGGCGGGCCGGAGGGGCCTGGCGGGCAGACCCCGGCGGGGCGGCCGCGGGGCCAGAGCAAGACCGTGA
- the Ssbp4 gene encoding single-stranded DNA-binding protein 4 isoform X2 has product MYGKAGKGCAPSDGQAREKLALYVYEYLLHVGAQKSAQTFLSEIRWEKNITLGEPPGFLHSWWCVFWDLYCAAPDRREACEHSSEAKVFQDYSAAAPNPVMGAMAPNDAMGPGPMAPGFFQPFMSARFPGAARPALRMPGQPPVGLPGSQPLIPGAMDPSPRTQGHPSLGAPMQRVTPPRGMASVGPQGYGAGMRPPPSSLATSQVLPSMNIAPLSSRGPGVRGPWASPSGNSIPYASSSPGSYTGPAGGGGAPGTPIMPSPGDSTNSSENMYTIMNPIGPGAGRANFPLGPGPEGPMASMSAMEPHHVNGSLGSGDMDGLPKNSPGAVGGLSNAPGTPRDDGEMAAAGTFLHPFPSESVSACVDSPPAAAAGRRGLAGRPRRGGRGARARP; this is encoded by the exons GCTCGCGCTGTATGTCTACGAATACCTGCTGCATGTGGGGGCCCAGAAGTCGGCACAGACCTTCCTGTCCGAG ATCCGCTGGGAGAAGAACATCACGCTGGGCGAGCCCCCCGGTTTCCTGCATTCCTGGTGGTG TGTCTTCTGGGACCTTTACTGCGCAGCCCCAGACCGCAGAGAGGCCTGCGAACACTCCAGCGAGGCCAAAGTCTTCCAGGACTAT AGTGCGGCGGCCCCCAACCCTGTGATGGGCGCCATGGCCCCCAATGACGCCATGGGGCCCGGTCCTATGGCGCCAGGCTTCTTTCAG CCCTTCATGTCTGCACGGTTCCCGGGGGCTGCCCGGCCCGCCCTAAGGATGCCAGGCCAG CCTCCCGTGGGCCTCCCTGGCTCCCAGCCCCTGATCCCCGGTGCCATGGACCCCTCCCCACGCACACAGG GGCACCCCAGCCTGGGAGCCCCGATGCAGAGGGTGACACCCCCGAGGGGCATGGCCAGTGTTGGGCCCCAG GGCTATGGGGCTGGCATGCGGCCCCCACCCAGTTCCCTTGCCACCAGCCAGGTCCTGCCATCCATGAACAT CGCCCCCCTCTCTTCCAGGGGTCCGGGGGTGCGTGGCCCGTGGGCCAGTCCCAGCGGTAACTCG ATCCCCTACGCTTCCTCGTCTCCTGGCAGCTACACG GGACCCGCCGGAGGGGGCGGGGCCCCCGGAACGCCCATCATGCCCAGCCCTGGAG ACTCCACCAACTCCAGCGAGAACATGTATACCATCATGAACCCCATCGGGCCGGGCGCCGGCAGGGCTAAC TTCCCGCTCGGCCCCGGCCCCGAGGGCCCAATGGCCTCTATGAGCGCGATGGAGCCGCACCACGTGAACGGATCCCTGG GCTCGGGCGACATGGACGGGCTGCCGAAG AACTCCCCCGGCGCCGTGGGCGGCCTGAGCAACGCCCCGGGGACCCCGCGCGACGACGGCGAGATGGCGGCCGCCGGGACCTTCCTGCATCCGTTCCCGAGCGAAAGCGTAAGCGCCTGCGTCGACTCCCCACCCGCGGCCGCGGCGGGCCGGAGGGGCCTGGCGGGCAGACCCCGGCGGGGCGGCCGCGGGGCCAGAGCAAGACCGTGA
- the Ssbp4 gene encoding single-stranded DNA-binding protein 4 isoform X1 — protein sequence MYGKAGKGCAPSDGQAREKLALYVYEYLLHVGAQKSAQTFLSEIRWEKNITLGEPPGFLHSWWCVFWDLYCAAPDRREACEHSSEAKVFQDYSAAAPNPVMGAMAPNDAMGPGPMAPGFFQPFMSARFPGAARPALRMPGQPPVGLPGSQPLIPGAMDPSPRTQGHPSLGAPMQRVTPPRGMASVGPQGYGAGMRPPPSSLATSQVLPSMNMGPGVRGPWASPSGNSIPYASSSPGSYTGPAGGGGAPGTPIMPSPGDSTNSSENMYTIMNPIGPGAGRANVSGGRCASPDGDPAGGGRPEPHAALCPQFPLGPGPEGPMASMSAMEPHHVNGSLGSGDMDGLPKNSPGAVGGLSNAPGTPRDDGEMAAAGTFLHPFPSESVSACVDSPPAAAAGRRGLAGRPRRGGRGARARP from the exons GCTCGCGCTGTATGTCTACGAATACCTGCTGCATGTGGGGGCCCAGAAGTCGGCACAGACCTTCCTGTCCGAG ATCCGCTGGGAGAAGAACATCACGCTGGGCGAGCCCCCCGGTTTCCTGCATTCCTGGTGGTG TGTCTTCTGGGACCTTTACTGCGCAGCCCCAGACCGCAGAGAGGCCTGCGAACACTCCAGCGAGGCCAAAGTCTTCCAGGACTAT AGTGCGGCGGCCCCCAACCCTGTGATGGGCGCCATGGCCCCCAATGACGCCATGGGGCCCGGTCCTATGGCGCCAGGCTTCTTTCAG CCCTTCATGTCTGCACGGTTCCCGGGGGCTGCCCGGCCCGCCCTAAGGATGCCAGGCCAG CCTCCCGTGGGCCTCCCTGGCTCCCAGCCCCTGATCCCCGGTGCCATGGACCCCTCCCCACGCACACAGG GGCACCCCAGCCTGGGAGCCCCGATGCAGAGGGTGACACCCCCGAGGGGCATGGCCAGTGTTGGGCCCCAG GGCTATGGGGCTGGCATGCGGCCCCCACCCAGTTCCCTTGCCACCAGCCAGGTCCTGCCATCCATGAACAT GGGTCCGGGGGTGCGTGGCCCGTGGGCCAGTCCCAGCGGTAACTCG ATCCCCTACGCTTCCTCGTCTCCTGGCAGCTACACG GGACCCGCCGGAGGGGGCGGGGCCCCCGGAACGCCCATCATGCCCAGCCCTGGAG ACTCCACCAACTCCAGCGAGAACATGTATACCATCATGAACCCCATCGGGCCGGGCGCCGGCAGGGCTAACGTGAGTGGGGGCCGGTGCGCCTCACCCGACGGGGACCCCGCGGGGGGCGGCCGGCCCGAGCCCCACGCTGCCCTGTGCCCGCAGTTCCCGCTCGGCCCCGGCCCCGAGGGCCCAATGGCCTCTATGAGCGCGATGGAGCCGCACCACGTGAACGGATCCCTGG GCTCGGGCGACATGGACGGGCTGCCGAAG AACTCCCCCGGCGCCGTGGGCGGCCTGAGCAACGCCCCGGGGACCCCGCGCGACGACGGCGAGATGGCGGCCGCCGGGACCTTCCTGCATCCGTTCCCGAGCGAAAGCGTAAGCGCCTGCGTCGACTCCCCACCCGCGGCCGCGGCGGGCCGGAGGGGCCTGGCGGGCAGACCCCGGCGGGGCGGCCGCGGGGCCAGAGCAAGACCGTGA
- the Ssbp4 gene encoding single-stranded DNA-binding protein 4 isoform X7, with protein MGAMAPNDAMGPGPMAPGFFQPFMSARFPGAARPALRMPGQPPVGLPGSQPLIPGAMDPSPRTQGHPSLGAPMQRVTPPRGMASVGPQGYGAGMRPPPSSLATSQVLPSMNMGPGVRGPWASPSGNSIPYASSSPGSYTGPAGGGGAPGTPIMPSPGDSTNSSENMYTIMNPIGPGAGRANVSGGRCASPDGDPAGGGRPEPHAALCPQFPLGPGPEGPMASMSAMEPHHVNGSLGSGDMDGLPKNSPGAVGGLSNAPGTPRDDGEMAAAGTFLHPFPSESVSACVDSPPAAAAGRRGLAGRPRRGGRGARARP; from the exons ATGGGCGCCATGGCCCCCAATGACGCCATGGGGCCCGGTCCTATGGCGCCAGGCTTCTTTCAG CCCTTCATGTCTGCACGGTTCCCGGGGGCTGCCCGGCCCGCCCTAAGGATGCCAGGCCAG CCTCCCGTGGGCCTCCCTGGCTCCCAGCCCCTGATCCCCGGTGCCATGGACCCCTCCCCACGCACACAGG GGCACCCCAGCCTGGGAGCCCCGATGCAGAGGGTGACACCCCCGAGGGGCATGGCCAGTGTTGGGCCCCAG GGCTATGGGGCTGGCATGCGGCCCCCACCCAGTTCCCTTGCCACCAGCCAGGTCCTGCCATCCATGAACAT GGGTCCGGGGGTGCGTGGCCCGTGGGCCAGTCCCAGCGGTAACTCG ATCCCCTACGCTTCCTCGTCTCCTGGCAGCTACACG GGACCCGCCGGAGGGGGCGGGGCCCCCGGAACGCCCATCATGCCCAGCCCTGGAG ACTCCACCAACTCCAGCGAGAACATGTATACCATCATGAACCCCATCGGGCCGGGCGCCGGCAGGGCTAACGTGAGTGGGGGCCGGTGCGCCTCACCCGACGGGGACCCCGCGGGGGGCGGCCGGCCCGAGCCCCACGCTGCCCTGTGCCCGCAGTTCCCGCTCGGCCCCGGCCCCGAGGGCCCAATGGCCTCTATGAGCGCGATGGAGCCGCACCACGTGAACGGATCCCTGG GCTCGGGCGACATGGACGGGCTGCCGAAG AACTCCCCCGGCGCCGTGGGCGGCCTGAGCAACGCCCCGGGGACCCCGCGCGACGACGGCGAGATGGCGGCCGCCGGGACCTTCCTGCATCCGTTCCCGAGCGAAAGCGTAAGCGCCTGCGTCGACTCCCCACCCGCGGCCGCGGCGGGCCGGAGGGGCCTGGCGGGCAGACCCCGGCGGGGCGGCCGCGGGGCCAGAGCAAGACCGTGA